Proteins encoded together in one Polaribacter reichenbachii window:
- a CDS encoding acyl-CoA thioesterase, whose product MNKLENVFTLKITVSAEDIDNLQHVNNLVYVKWMDKIATTHWSFLTKENPLPQYVWVVIRHEIDYLKQAGLGDEITVKTWVGETKGITSIRFMEFYKGNVLLVKAKTTWAMLNAKTFKPTRIREDVLKVLQN is encoded by the coding sequence ATGAATAAATTAGAAAACGTTTTCACGTTAAAAATTACTGTTTCTGCAGAAGATATAGACAATTTACAACACGTAAATAATTTGGTTTATGTAAAATGGATGGATAAAATTGCCACAACACATTGGTCTTTTTTAACCAAAGAAAATCCTTTGCCACAATATGTTTGGGTAGTAATAAGACACGAAATTGATTATTTAAAGCAAGCAGGTTTGGGCGATGAAATTACTGTAAAAACTTGGGTAGGAGAAACTAAAGGAATAACGTCTATACGTTTTATGGAGTTTTATAAAGGTAATGTGTTGTTGGTAAAAGCAAAAACAACTTGGGCAATGTTAAATGCCAAAACATTTAAGCCTACAAGAATTAGAGAAGATGTTTTAAAAGTGCTACAGAATTAA